Within Calonectris borealis chromosome Z, bCalBor7.hap1.2, whole genome shotgun sequence, the genomic segment CTTAATACTCTGAGGCGTGATCTCTCCTGTCTGTGTATTGACATTATCAAGCCAGATTTAAAAGAAACTAGAGAGTTCTGTTTAGCAACAAGTAATTGAGgaaattttctctttcaggtgGAAATAAGGATAACATCAGAGCAGGATGCAAGAAGTGTGGCTACCGTAAGTCTGTAGTAAGCAAAGTGAAGTTAAAATGCTTTCTTCAATTTATGAACTTCCTTtcgaggagggggaaaaaataaaaaagaagtgttcTCCCTTGCTGCCCAGACATTTGTCAGTTTAAATTAccgtaatttatttatttatttatttcctattcaTTCTCTGGCTCCTCACACCtattgctgcttttgaaaacctttgagtttttcagagacagaaaaaagtatGCTATCGTATTCATATATACTACATTTGCAATGCAATTACTTGAGAAACTTTGAGTTGAAAGCATGGTCTTTGATATCTACTGAGATTAGCATTTGTGTTTCTTCTGAGTCTCACTGCAAACTTAGGCAGGCATTTCAGCTCAACTTAAGTCcaatctgttttaaaagaaaaaataatttaaaatctgtaTGATCTTCTACGCTAAGAAAACATACTTCTTTGTGTATTCTATATTTCAAGAAACAGTTAATTTTGTCACTTAAAGTTCTATAGTTAGCATTTAGCTCATGCTTTGCATTATGCTCTGATCATATAAGCCATCATAGTCTGTGGCTAATCTCCTGATGAATGGAGACAGGTCTTAGTGAAGATTTTAGTTTGTTAATCATTAACTCTTCTTTTTAGAACAATGGAGGAGTGGACACTGTTTTGCAGTGAACTGTGTTGAACTTTTAACAgtgatttaatcttttttttttgtgagctttATGTGGGGTGAAGGGAGAAAAAGCTGCTTCATGTTTTCACTTAAACTTTGTCTCCAACAAATTTTGTCAATGAATTGCTTTGTGTATCTGTTCTTCCAAAGGAACACGGAAATCAATATAGATTTAGTGCTTCATTTCTACATGCAGTAAGTATCAGAAGCtttctggaagagaaggaaacttgTAGTCAAATCACACAACCTGTATTTATGTTCCTAAAAGCTCTGCCTTCAAGATGTAGGTATTTTGATATGAAAAAGATGAGTTTATTTCAGTTGCTACTTGAACTCCCGTGACTTTAGCTTAGTTTCTCCCAAACTGTATCttcaatttgttttatttctctttattattCCAATAGATGTATTCAGCACAAGGTTTCTAACTCTGGTCATGATTATTGAGATGTaacttagaaaattaaaaatactagtCAAGTAGTAGCTTAGTCAgcacagggatcttgttaggtcatgcacagggaaaattagaaagacaaaagcccagctagaactcaatctggccactgtcataagagataacaaataatgtttttacaaatatattaacgacaaaaagagagccgaggagaatctccatcctctgttggatgcaggggggaacgttgccaccgaggacaaggaaaaggctgaggtacttaaggccttctttgcctcagtctttaataatcagaccagttatcctcagggtattcagccccctgagctggaagacaggcacagagagcaggataaaccccccataatccaagaggaagcagttaacgacctgcaaCGCCACCTGGACagtcacaagtctatggggctggatggggatCCACCTGAGagttctgagggagctggtggaggagcttgctgagccactctccatcatttatcagcagacCTGGTTAACAGGAGAGGTCCTGGACggctggaggcttgccaatgtgatgcccgtctacaagaagggccggaaggaggatccacgGAACTATAGGCCTGCCAGCCTTACATCGGTACCATGGAacattatggagcggttcatcttgagggcgctcatgaggcacgtgcaggacaaccaggggatcaggcccagccaacacgagttcatggaaggcaggtcctgcttgaccaacctgatctccttctatgagcaggtgacccgcctagtggatgagggaagggctgtggatgtggtctccctggacttcagtaaagcctttgacactgtctcccacagtattctcctagagaagctggcggctcacggcttagaccagtacactcttcgctgggtaaaaaactggctggacggccgagcccagagagttgtggtgaacggagttaaatccagttggcggccggtcacaagtggtgttccccagggctccgttttggggccagtcttgttcaatatctttatcaacgatctggatgaggggactgAGTGCTTCCTtccagtaagtttgcagacgacaccaagttgggtgggagtgttgatctgctcaagggtaggaaggctctgcagagggaactggacaggctggatcgatgggctgaggccaactgtatgaggtttaacaagggcaagtgccgggtcctgcactttgaccacaacaaccccatgcaacgctacaggcttggggaagagtggctggaaggctgcccagaggaaaaggacctgggggtgctgattgacagccagttGAACATAAGCCGGcaggtgtgcccaggtggccaagagggccaacggcatcctggcctgtatcagaaatagcgtggccagcaggagcagggaggtgatcgtgcccctgtactcggcactggtgaggccgcacctcgaatactgtgttcagttttgggcccctcactacaagaaggacatggaggtgctggagcgtgtccagagaagggcaacgaagctggtgaaggatctggagcacaagtcttatgaggagcggctgagggaaatgggactgtttagtctggggaagacgaggctgaggggagacctcatcgcgctctacaactacctggaaggaggttgtggtgaggtgggtgttggtctcttctcccaagtaacaagtgataggatgagaggaaatggcctcaagttgtgccaagggaggtttagattggacattaggaaaaatttctttactgaaaaagtggtgaagcattggaacgggctgcccagggaagtgattgagtcaccatcgctggaggtatttaaaagacgttcaGATacggcgcttagggacatggtttagtgggcatggtggtgttgggttgacggttggacttgatgatcttagaggtcttttccaaccttaatgattttattctatgattctgtgatgtaCTAGTTGCTAAAGTTTATGTCTCATAAGTGAATAGGATTCTTCTGTTTTACGAGAGCAATATTGCAAAAGAGCAATACAACAcacttgctgtatttttttaaatacttcacttCATGCTTTTAGGTAATTTCTCCAGGAAGGATctgagatctttaaaaaaatagaaaataaaggttGGACAAAAACTGTAAATTAACAGAAATAAGACAGAGGTCATAAAGCATTATTAAATGGAGTAACATTGCACAACCTGTCAAAATTCTTTCAGGCTTTTTTAAAGTAAGCCTTCTCCCTCCGTGTTTACAGATTGCAGCCTAGCCTTTTTTCACTTGTCAAAACTGAATAATACTACAATGGATGTTCTTTAGTTTCTGGTATTTTTTGGtaaattgtaatttttctttctgaatatttgttttgttcAGCTGGTCATCTGACATTTGAATGCCGAAACTTTCTCCGGGTAGATCCTCAAAGAGATATTGTTTTAGATGTTAGCAGCACTAGCAGTGAAGACAGTGAGGAAGAAGAACTACAGAGATTGCAAGCCATGCGTGAAAAAAAGagtaaggtggtttttttttttttcttaaagagtaAATTGGATAATCGTCTTCTGAAGTACTGGaactctcattttttcctttttgataacTACTATTAGTTCTTTTAGCCTGTGCTTTAGAAGTAGGTCTTTTACTTCATGTGTTCAGACTTCAGAGATTTGATACACccacatctttttttattattattaactccTGTCTTAGGAAATGAATAATGTATCCATTTGGAACATCTCAAAAAGGGCTCCTAAATACAAAAGCTTACAAGACTGTTACTAAGAAGCTGCTTAGGAGAAAATGCCATGGATATTCTGAATTAATATTTTGATTATGGCATGTAGTTTAAACATCTTAAAGTTGATAGTAACTCTTAAAGTTATGACAAATATGACAGCTGAATTTCCAGTTTCTAAATAGTGATTTGACTGAAacagctaatgaactgaatttcagCATTTGTATCTGGAAACGTACTGTTCTCTGTTTGGAAGTTCTAAGCATCAACTGTTTGTCAGAGAGAGAATAGATGGGTTACTTAGCAGATACTTGAGTTCATTTGAGTTTGGACTGCAAAGAGGCTGTTCCCCTAAGTAAGAAGGAGACGTTGTTCCACCATCACgtgttttaaatgaatgaatgttCTTCCCCTTTGCCCCTTGAAACATCATGTTTTGTTCTGTTGCTCTCACATTCCAGACACGACATTCAGTTCCTACTAACgatgctattttggaaggagAAGAGATAGATAGAACCCTGTAATTTGCTGGAACACTTCAAAAGAAATGGATAGTCTGCTTGTCAGGAGTGCTGAATTGGTACCGCAACAGACTTTTCTTGGAACAAGTCTCTTTGGAAGAGTTTGTTCCCACTTACTATGTACTTTTgaatgtaagggttttttttggcacTAAACTGATTGAAGGTGGATATCTGCAGGAGGAACAGCTGTTTACTTGGTCTTGTAATATCCGTATGTTCTTTCTCAAACTGTGGCTGCTATGTGTACTGTAAGGAGCTATGTATCTTTAACTGTCAATAACCTGGGCAGCATTTTGCCATTTTCAAGTGGCCTCATCTTCTCAAGATTTTTGCACTGTTTGCACTTACATTTTTGcaccattttcttaaaaaaaatactgactgCTTGTTCACACATTCTTGTTCATGGTTTTTAATTGGtccaaaagtatttttctttttgtaactcATATTGAATTCTTTCAAATTTCGCTCCAGAACATGCAGACCAGTAATTTCTATTTGTGGTAGCAAATGAGTAGCATGCAGACTCTATGGAAAGTTATTTATATGATAGAAATAAGATGAAATGCTCAAAATTAGCTATTTGTTTTAAGGCTAAATTTTAAAGACAGTATTTTCCTGTTAGCTGACATTGTAATGTGTATTTATGTAGTGGATTTGCATTTTGGAgaattcagaaatactttttgaaCTGGTATAGAAAAGTGTGATAAAAATATTGCTTGTAAGTGAAATGTGAAGATACTATGCAATACTATACAGTGTTAGGGCAGGAAACAAACATGACCAGATGAGGGGTGACTCTTCTGCCAGTTTTTGTAGACAGTATATTGACAGTTAACGCAAATTTAGCTTAGTTATGGCATAGCTATTTGTGAAGGGTGAAATGAGGATGTGTGAAAGTAGTTCAAGTAAGCCTAAgggaatattcttttttttatatgttcTAGTTAAACGACCTGTTTTTGGACTTGGGCaagtcttttaaaatacagaagaatgGATATGAAAACCTAAAGCTGATGTAAACATATAGGAAAAGTTACAACTTTTTGCTATGTTTTATGGCCCTTCCTTCATTCTTAGTGCTTAGATCAAAGTCATTAGAGTGTAAGTTATATAAAAAGTTCTGCTattccagaaaatatttctgaaattactATACTAGACCAAAatttgggggaaggaaaagaaaaacttttaacaaGAATTTTGTAGTAACTTTACATTGCTATTGAAGCCACTCTTCTAATGCTGCTCTTAACTCAGACAAGTGTTTTGTAAACTGTTAACTTTTTATCCATAGATttaaatgaggaggaagaaaaaaagaaacaaaaaagaaaaagcaaagaaaaagcaaaattaaagagaCCAAGGAAAAGGTAACTATCACACAcctattttaatttcaaaacagaacttcagaaatatttctgatgtttgggttttttctcagaaaacattgcttcttttgatgcaacttTATTTGCAAGTACATCTTTGGTTTGAAAAGCTTCCTGTTTTCCAGTGAGAACTTGTTTGTTCTTTGAGTAATGGTAAAGCCATAGGCGTTCTGCTGTGGAGTTAGGACCGTGGAAGTCTAGAAAGCTCTAGCAAGCTGGAGGTCCGCAGGTCTGAGAAAGCAATACTCTCTCTGACTATCCAACACTAGGCAAGATGTGGTGGGAAAAGACCAAGGAGTCAAGGGGATTATGGAGTTGGTCCCCAGCTTAGCTCGCATGGAGAAGCCTCTCTGCAGTTCAGAGACCCTAAGATTCCCTGcgtgcacacatgcatgtgtaGACATATACACACGCGcgcgcatacacacacactctgagTAACTTGTAACTATCAAAAGGAAAACTTCTGTAGTTTTACTTAGCATGTGTTGAGTTTTAATGTTCTTGTTATTGTAGAAGCCTAAAAAAAGTGTTACTCCAGTCCTAAAGAAAAATGTCGTAATACTCAAATTTATTGTGAATCTGAGTTTTGGCCTGCtgacggatttttttttttttttagatgagaCTGTAGACTGGTTAGTTATTAGGACTGTTGAGACAATATCCCAGGAACTGCACTGAGAGCTAGGAAATGTATAATGTATTTGGAGGCCACAGTAAgatgtttttcagaaataaagaaacaggATTTAACACTGGTTGTATTggcatttttccccttccttatttAGATAGTGTAGCTCTAACTTACACTTATGAAGACACTAGAAAAGAGTCAGCCTGCTGGCTGTAGTCTTTACATGTAAGTAATTAATAGTTAATCATGTAAACAATAGCACAAAACTGACCTCTTGAGTATAAtaattgtgatttttcttttattgtcatCTTAATTCTTGTATGTATGTAATCACTCATCACTGCTGGTTAGAGACCAGTATTACCAGCTGCAAGAGCATCCAAATTTGTCATACATTTGTTTCTCTTAGATTTTCGCATGAGAGAAATATAAGATTTGTCTGAAGACATTACTGTAGCATTGTTATTGGTCATGGggtattttaaaagctggaagCTCTATCTTACTGTCATACTTTCAGTTTTCTGTCAGTCTGTACTCTTAATCTTTTTCTTATTGAAGGCTGAAAAACACACAGCTTGACTATTCCAGTGTTAATTAATCTGTATAATAAACATACTGCTTTTCTGGTACAATAGTCTTAATTAGAAAAGTCGTTCAGTTGAACATGCAGACTGAGATATCATAAGCTTTCCAGTGAATGCTACTGTACGAACTTTACCCCAAATTCTATTTGTGActttatataaatacattattCTTGTggcattttccttctttaattaTGTATCAacctgtatatattttttttactagATCTTCCTCATCAAGTGCAGCTGAAGAGGATGGGCCAaagtcaaaaaaacaaaaatcacacaaaaaagaaagagaaaaggtaaaaaaaaataaatctaagaaaggaaaacatcataaaaaggagaaaaagaagagacgaAAGGAAAAAAGTTCATCTTCTGATAGTTCAGACAGTTCtagtagtgactgaagtgctggCCTATTTTTGCGTTCACTTCTGCAGAGAAGATGATTTTCCTTTCAAATCAAACTTATTTATGCTTTGCaatgttgttgttttaaaatgagagagatatatatttttaagaaatctaTTTACAAATATCAGTGCTTCAAATTATTAAATGGACCATTTGGGAAAAAATCTGCTCTTCTATTTCAAGTTTATTAGTACTAAATCATGCAAGATTAACTAGTTCTTCACTCCTATTCTTAGTTCAGTTGTGATTAGTTGTGTTTGGAATCCTTTACACTAGGATATGGTAAACTTCAGTTTGCAAGTCTTTGTGTAGAAAGATTTGGACTTAAATATGCTTAATGTCAGAATGGTTAAATTTGGAAATTCAAGTGAGATTTTCTATTCTGTTAtcctttaaataaatgtatgttttgcaTAACTTTTTCTACTTACATACATTAATCAGTAAGTGCAAATATGAAATAGTGTTCGGgtccagagaaaggaaagaatgggCAATGAGAAGCTAAAAGAGATTGCTCCTTCAAAATTATCTTCTAAAATTGATTGCGTCATAGACTGTGAAA encodes:
- the SREK1IP1 gene encoding protein SREK1IP1 isoform X2, which gives rise to MALPGGNKDNIRAGCKKCGYPGHLTFECRNFLRVDPQRDIVLDVSSTSSEDSEEEELQRLQAMREKKNLNEEEEKKKQKRKSKEKAKLKRPRKRSSSSSAAEEDGPKSKKQKSHKKEREKMRDRSSLF
- the SREK1IP1 gene encoding protein SREK1IP1 isoform X1 — its product is MALPGGNKDNIRAGCKKCGYPGHLTFECRNFLRVDPQRDIVLDVSSTSSEDSEEEELQRLQAMREKKNLNEEEEKKKQKRKSKEKAKLKRPRKRSSSSSAAEEDGPKSKKQKSHKKEREKASDIDCMPATQQAPKILQYEGDASTNKDCHSLSTYLSYRMKCLLSERKTKIMHASSIWGRMKKRSEAKSMPNG
- the SREK1IP1 gene encoding protein SREK1IP1 isoform X3, encoding MALPGGNKDNIRAGCKKCGYPGHLTFECRNFLRVDPQRDIVLDVSSTSSEDSEEEELQRLQAMREKKNLNEEEEKKKQKRKSKEKAKLKRPRKRSSSSSAAEEDGPKSKKQKSHKKEREKLQFS